Sequence from the Spirochaetota bacterium genome:
CCGGAAAAGGACGGTCTCGCGGGACTCACCTGGTGGGTGTGGCCGGAATCGCTCATCGCGCCGATATCGTTCACGAAGACATATCTAGAATCGATGGGCAAAGGCGCTGACGAATGGAAACACTGGTGGTGCTCGAAGGATAGCGGCATCTATCAGTTCATCGGTGAGGATAACGTGTATTTCTACGGCCCGGCGGAAGCGGCCATGTTCATGGGTGTGAACGGGAAGATATCCGCGGACGTGAGCGACGGTGAACTTTCTCTCCCCGACCTTGTCGTCAACAAGCATCTCCTTTTTCTCAGCAGGAAGGCATCGAGCAGCAGCGAGATAAAGCCGCCGATGGCGCGCGATCTCCTTAAATACTACACGCCCGACCAGCTTCGTGCGCATTTTTTCAGTCTCGGGCTCGGCCAGCAGAACGTATCGTTCATGCCCAAGCCCCTCAATCCCGCCGCGAAGGAAAAGGACGGCGACCCGGTGCTGAAGGAAGGCAATCTCTTGAGCAATGCGTTCAACCGCGCCGTGCGCTCCTGCTTCTATACGATACAGCGCTATACCGGCGGAAAACTGCCGGAAGGGAATGTGAGCCCGGCGGTGAAGGAAGAATCGGACAGGACGATACTCCTTTTCGAAGCGGCGATGCATGCGCATAATTACAACGCGGCACTTTCCATCGTCGATGTATTCGTCAAGAGCATGAACAGGCAGTGGGCTGAGCGGACGACGGGCATTTCCGAGACCAATATCCCGAACGATGCCATCATCGATGGGTTCCATATGATGCGCACTGCAGCGGTGCTCCTCCATCCCATTGCGCCGGAAGGCACGGAGATGATACGGGAGCACTTGAACATCGGCACTGAGTTCTGGAGCTGGGAACATATTTTTGAGTCGATACCGTTCTTCATGAAGGATGCATCGCATCGTTTCAAGGAGCTTCCGCCGCGCGTCGATTTTTTCAGGAAGCATGCATCGCAAGTGTAGCCGCACCGGAGAATAAAATGATACGAGATCAATGGTATGCCGTTCTTGAATCAAAGGAAGTGCCCAAGGGAAAGCCCGTCGCCTTCCTCCGCATGGGGGAAAAACTCGTGTTCTGGCGCTCATCGGACGGGGCAGTGCATTGCTTCCTCGACAAATGTGCGCATCGCGGCGTGCAGCTCTCGGTCGGAATAGTTATCAAGGATGTGATACGCTGTCCATTCCACGGACTTGAATATGACGTTTCAGGAAAATGCACGGTGATACCGGCGAACGGACGCACAGCCCCGGTACCGTCGAATTTTCGGATGAAGGCATATGCGACGGCGGAATCCATGGGCTTCATCTGGATATTCTGGGGCGAGCGTACGGACAGGCTCCCGCCGCTCCCGGCATTCGATGACCTCACGGACGATTTCACGTATGTTACGGTGAAGGACTATTGGGATACGCATTACTCGCGTGCCATAGAGAATCAGCTCGATGCGCCGCATGTGCCCTTTGTGCATCACAACACCATCGGACGCGGCAATCGGACCACGATGGACGGCCCGCTCGTCGAGTGGGTCGGCAAGGATAAATTCTTCGTGTATGCACACATGCATCGCGAGGACGGCACGCTCGCGATTAAACCCGATAAGATGAAAAAGCCGAATGTCCCCTTCAAGCTTGAATTCGCGTTCCCGAACGTGTGGCAGAACCATATCGCCGAAAGCGTGCGTGTGCTCGTAGCGTTCGCTCCGGTCGACGATGTACATACGATACTCTATCTGCGTTTTTATCAGAAATTCATGAAAGCACCGCTTCTCCGGAAATGGTTCGCCTGGCTTGCGATGCCGTTCAACATCACGGTCGCGCATCAGGACAGACGCGTCGTCGTTACACAGCAGCCGAAAGCGAGCGGGCTTTCCATCGGGGAGAACCTCTTCCCGGGCGACGGACCGATCATCGCCTACCGCCGCCGGCGCGATGAGCTCATGGAAGGAAAGTAGCCGATGAAGATAATCTCATGGAACGTCAACGGCATACGCGCCGCGCAGAAAAAAGGGATAATTCCCTGGATAGCGAAAGTATCGCCTGATATACTCTGTCTGCAGGAGACGAAGGCGCACCCCGATCAGCTCACGCAAGACTTAAAAGAGATAGACGGGTATACATCGTATTTCTCATCGGCGGAGAAGAAAGGATACAGCGGTGTAGCGGTATACACGAAAAAAAATCCCGATAGTGTCGATCACGGTTTCGGCGAAAAGCGATTTGACAGCGAGGGGCGCATCATCTGCGCGAGGTACGCGGGCTTTACACTTTACAACATCTATTACCCCAACGGCAAAGCGTCGCCAGAACGGCTCAAATACAAAATGGAATTCTACGATGCATTCCTCGCGCATGCACAGAAGCGGCGGAAGAACGGAGAGCGGATCGTCGTCTGCGGCGATGTGAACACGGCACACACAGAGATAGACCTTGCTCGCCCGAAGGAAAACGAGGATTCGTCGGGCTTTCTCCCCGAGGAGCGTGCGTGGATAGACAAGCTTATTGCAGCGGGATATATCGACACGTTCCGTTTGTTCGAAAAAGGCCCCGATCATTATACATGGTGGGACCTTAAAACGCGTGCGCGTGAACGGAATATCGGCTGGCGTATCGATTATTTCTTCGTGTCCGAGGAACTGAAAGCGTCGGTGAAAAAGGCGTTCATCATGCCGGATGTGGAAGGGTCGGATCATTGTCCGATAGGGGTGGAGATAGAGGTATGAAGGCGCACTCACCCATCCCCCGCCGCGAAAAAAGCGGCACCCCCATCCCTCACTCAAAGGGAA
This genomic interval carries:
- a CDS encoding exodeoxyribonuclease III codes for the protein MKIISWNVNGIRAAQKKGIIPWIAKVSPDILCLQETKAHPDQLTQDLKEIDGYTSYFSSAEKKGYSGVAVYTKKNPDSVDHGFGEKRFDSEGRIICARYAGFTLYNIYYPNGKASPERLKYKMEFYDAFLAHAQKRRKNGERIVVCGDVNTAHTEIDLARPKENEDSSGFLPEERAWIDKLIAAGYIDTFRLFEKGPDHYTWWDLKTRARERNIGWRIDYFFVSEELKASVKKAFIMPDVEGSDHCPIGVEIEV
- a CDS encoding aromatic ring-hydroxylating dioxygenase subunit alpha, with protein sequence MIRDQWYAVLESKEVPKGKPVAFLRMGEKLVFWRSSDGAVHCFLDKCAHRGVQLSVGIVIKDVIRCPFHGLEYDVSGKCTVIPANGRTAPVPSNFRMKAYATAESMGFIWIFWGERTDRLPPLPAFDDLTDDFTYVTVKDYWDTHYSRAIENQLDAPHVPFVHHNTIGRGNRTTMDGPLVEWVGKDKFFVYAHMHREDGTLAIKPDKMKKPNVPFKLEFAFPNVWQNHIAESVRVLVAFAPVDDVHTILYLRFYQKFMKAPLLRKWFAWLAMPFNITVAHQDRRVVVTQQPKASGLSIGENLFPGDGPIIAYRRRRDELMEGK
- a CDS encoding class I tRNA ligase family protein, translating into MGTGTRAQFPKRAVITAGMPYGNKDLHFGHIGGVFVQADVYARFLRDRIGAENVIFVSGTDCYGSPIVEYHRKLTEKGEYTGDLPSFVEQNHGRQRDVLTQYHIAIDLFAASGLGRSGEIHREMCSSFFDTLFKNGFLEKIARPQFFDTKVNAFLNGRQVMGRCPVNGCSSEQAYADECSLGHQYEPTELIDPVSTVSGEKPAMRDVTNWYLSLPRFQSAIEAWLKDFASHPAARQFAVLSIQEFLEPPSIFVKRETLDTDAALLASLPAHDRAAGKGLSDRLSFRTLADMEKARALLAEKGIRYRTGKTLVPFRLSGNIAWGVPVPEKDGLAGLTWWVWPESLIAPISFTKTYLESMGKGADEWKHWWCSKDSGIYQFIGEDNVYFYGPAEAAMFMGVNGKISADVSDGELSLPDLVVNKHLLFLSRKASSSSEIKPPMARDLLKYYTPDQLRAHFFSLGLGQQNVSFMPKPLNPAAKEKDGDPVLKEGNLLSNAFNRAVRSCFYTIQRYTGGKLPEGNVSPAVKEESDRTILLFEAAMHAHNYNAALSIVDVFVKSMNRQWAERTTGISETNIPNDAIIDGFHMMRTAAVLLHPIAPEGTEMIREHLNIGTEFWSWEHIFESIPFFMKDASHRFKELPPRVDFFRKHASQV